Proteins from a single region of Shinella zoogloeoides:
- a CDS encoding DNA -binding domain-containing protein: MRVQPELDPDVEDEAPTGPDITLYDEAHFVTYMRLLDAEADGADWREVAQIVLHRDPANDEARTRRCWSSHLARAQWMTHTGYRRILEQAAEEEQRKGLH; the protein is encoded by the coding sequence ATGCGCGTTCAGCCAGAACTTGACCCCGACGTTGAAGATGAAGCGCCGACCGGCCCGGACATCACGCTCTACGACGAGGCGCATTTCGTCACCTATATGCGCCTGCTCGACGCCGAGGCCGATGGTGCGGACTGGAGGGAAGTGGCGCAGATCGTCCTTCACCGCGATCCCGCCAACGACGAGGCCCGCACCCGCCGATGCTGGTCGAGCCATCTGGCCCGCGCGCAATGGATGACCCACACCGGCTATCGCCGCATTCTCGAACAGGCCGCCGAAGAGGAACAGCGCAAGGGCCTGCACTGA
- a CDS encoding helix-turn-helix domain-containing protein — protein sequence MDLKEVMARNLRRIRHAKKLTQEELADRASLSMRYVGAIERGDVSASVTVLGQIAEALEVDPAELLQRSTGGD from the coding sequence ATGGATCTCAAGGAGGTCATGGCGAGGAATCTGCGTCGGATACGTCATGCAAAAAAACTTACGCAGGAAGAGCTGGCCGACCGCGCGAGCCTGAGTATGCGTTATGTCGGCGCAATCGAACGCGGCGACGTGTCCGCCAGCGTCACCGTGCTTGGTCAGATTGCTGAAGCTCTTGAGGTCGATCCCGCCGAATTGCTCCAGCGATCAACTGGCGGCGATTGA
- a CDS encoding LysR family transcriptional regulator codes for MRRLQKFSETWQSPSRLGARIPMVSLIQTLAVAEYLNFRHAANYLGVSASSVSERIKTLEEDLGIRLFERHARGVRLTEAGRHFVEGVAAGVDRLEHAVKTAGAFARGDLGCMRVGVYALTPGSFLDHLLMRYRKEHPHVTIEISEGTARDIIVQLRADQLDIAFVAGAPDLPDCHSRRIWHEPLVAVLPANHALAERESVAWDDLAEESFIVRHSGTGPQAYEHILLRMAGRWLDAPAIMRCDVERCTLMQMIAQGFGVSIAGEAAGLIDIPGVTFRPFHDEPEPVPFSAVWSPYNQGATLRNLLDLAGKMGRSIAAS; via the coding sequence ATGCGGCGTCTCCAGAAATTCTCCGAAACCTGGCAGTCGCCCTCACGGCTCGGCGCGCGCATACCCATGGTCTCGCTGATCCAGACTCTTGCCGTCGCCGAATATCTGAACTTCCGTCATGCCGCGAACTATCTCGGCGTCAGCGCCTCTAGTGTGAGCGAACGCATCAAGACGCTCGAAGAAGACCTGGGCATTCGATTGTTCGAGCGCCACGCGCGCGGAGTCCGACTGACCGAGGCCGGGCGGCATTTCGTCGAAGGTGTGGCCGCGGGGGTCGACCGGCTCGAACATGCCGTAAAAACCGCTGGGGCTTTTGCCCGCGGTGATCTCGGCTGCATGCGCGTTGGCGTCTATGCCCTAACGCCCGGCAGCTTCCTTGACCATCTCCTCATGCGTTATCGTAAGGAGCATCCGCACGTCACCATCGAGATCAGCGAGGGCACCGCGCGCGACATCATCGTTCAGCTTCGCGCCGATCAGCTCGACATCGCCTTCGTCGCCGGGGCTCCCGATCTTCCAGATTGCCATTCACGCCGTATCTGGCACGAGCCGCTGGTCGCTGTCCTGCCTGCCAATCATGCGCTCGCCGAGAGAGAAAGCGTAGCTTGGGACGATCTGGCGGAAGAGTCCTTCATCGTCCGGCACAGCGGTACCGGACCACAAGCCTATGAACACATACTCCTGCGCATGGCCGGACGTTGGTTGGATGCACCCGCTATCATGCGCTGCGATGTTGAGCGTTGCACGCTGATGCAGATGATCGCGCAGGGCTTCGGCGTGTCCATCGCCGGTGAGGCGGCGGGGTTGATCGACATCCCCGGCGTCACTTTCCGGCCGTTTCACGACGAGCCGGAACCAGTCCCGTTCTCTGCAGTCTGGTCGCCATATAATCAGGGCGCCACACTCCGAAACCTGCTCGACCTGGCCGGAAAGATGGGGCGTTCAATCGCCGCCAGTTGA
- a CDS encoding invasion associated locus B family protein, protein MMSKKILGISTVAAAAIAAAVAAYAVPSGAQSSSGTDTLFTTSNADPVPQRFELAQAQAGGAATSGLPGGASSLNETYKDWRVACVQQGTVKSCVLSQAQVQQNGQRVLAIELNAPTGNAVTGTLVLPFGLALDAGVTFQIDEKPAMQPVRFRTCVPGGCIVNVNFDAATLVALRAGAVLKIKATADGGAATPFSISLQGFGTALDRVAALAR, encoded by the coding sequence ATGATGAGCAAGAAGATACTTGGCATTTCCACAGTTGCGGCCGCGGCGATTGCTGCGGCCGTAGCAGCCTATGCCGTACCAAGCGGCGCGCAGTCGTCATCCGGCACGGACACGCTGTTCACGACGTCGAATGCCGACCCTGTTCCGCAACGCTTCGAACTGGCCCAGGCGCAAGCTGGCGGAGCAGCGACGAGCGGATTGCCTGGTGGCGCATCGTCCCTCAACGAGACATATAAGGACTGGCGCGTCGCCTGCGTACAACAAGGCACCGTCAAAAGCTGCGTCCTGTCACAGGCCCAGGTTCAGCAGAACGGCCAGCGCGTTCTGGCGATCGAGCTGAACGCGCCGACAGGTAACGCTGTCACCGGCACGCTCGTTCTTCCGTTCGGTCTGGCGCTCGATGCCGGCGTCACCTTCCAGATCGACGAGAAGCCGGCAATGCAGCCAGTGCGCTTCCGGACCTGCGTGCCGGGAGGCTGCATCGTCAACGTCAATTTTGACGCGGCGACCCTGGTTGCATTGCGCGCCGGGGCCGTCCTGAAGATCAAGGCAACCGCCGACGGAGGCGCAGCGACGCCATTCTCCATCTCCCTGCAAGGCTTCGGTACGGCCCTTGATCGCGTGGCGGCGCTCGCTCGTTGA
- a CDS encoding SapC family protein, translating to MTASRRAASRRQPDPLRAAERLLLHGQTERSVQHVNMDMHILDQSPSLPLFYKDPVLLRFEEHGDAGLAPASHFGFAREAVAIPLCVGEFAVAQRHFPIVFAIDDQATPIALVGIRRDANLFIERDGTWRSGSYAPAYIRRYPFIVTETPDRAQQLLAIDRGSERFVASVADRPEAERLFDAVGNATAAAQAAMAFCHAYHTDHAATIAFGKALLAAKLLTPYHAEFRLPDGTLNQVNGFYAVDEQAFRALPPKTVAEWHTKGWLDLVGLHLVSQQSFQNLLDLNAQRANERKALA from the coding sequence TTGACCGCAAGCCGGCGCGCCGCGTCGCGCCGGCAGCCAGACCCGCTTCGAGCCGCCGAGCGCTTATTGCTCCATGGCCAGACCGAGCGATCAGTTCAACACGTTAATATGGACATGCATATCTTGGATCAGTCCCCCTCATTGCCGCTTTTCTACAAGGACCCGGTGCTTCTCCGTTTCGAGGAGCACGGCGATGCTGGCCTCGCACCGGCCAGCCATTTCGGCTTCGCCCGCGAGGCCGTGGCCATTCCCCTGTGCGTCGGTGAGTTCGCCGTCGCGCAACGGCATTTCCCAATCGTTTTCGCGATTGACGACCAGGCCACCCCGATCGCGCTCGTCGGCATTCGTCGCGACGCCAATCTCTTTATCGAGCGGGATGGAACCTGGCGGTCCGGCAGCTATGCTCCGGCCTATATCCGCCGCTATCCCTTCATCGTCACCGAGACGCCGGACAGGGCGCAGCAACTGCTTGCCATCGACCGGGGCTCGGAGCGCTTTGTCGCCTCCGTGGCGGACCGCCCCGAGGCTGAGCGCCTGTTCGATGCCGTGGGGAACGCCACCGCCGCAGCACAGGCGGCGATGGCGTTCTGCCACGCCTATCATACAGATCATGCCGCCACGATCGCCTTCGGAAAGGCGCTTCTTGCCGCCAAATTGCTCACGCCCTACCACGCCGAGTTCCGGCTTCCCGATGGCACGCTGAACCAGGTGAATGGCTTTTATGCCGTCGATGAACAGGCGTTCCGCGCTCTTCCGCCCAAGACCGTCGCCGAATGGCACACGAAAGGCTGGCTTGATCTCGTCGGGCTTCACCTCGTCTCCCAGCAGAGTTTCCAGAACCTGCTCGACCTCAATGCGCAGCGCGCGAACGAACGAAAGGCGCTCGCATGA
- a CDS encoding globin family protein, whose amino-acid sequence MEENTIALVQASFKKLVPVADQVGAAFYARLFETYPAVRPMFAEDIGPQSKKLVQMLALVVNGLDRLDTILPAVQQLARKHNDYGVVDAHYDAVGDTLLWTLRQGLGDAFTPEVRRAWTDAYGALSGVMIAAAKEDALP is encoded by the coding sequence ATGGAGGAAAACACCATCGCTCTCGTACAGGCCAGCTTCAAGAAGCTGGTCCCGGTTGCCGATCAGGTGGGCGCGGCGTTCTACGCCCGCCTGTTCGAGACCTATCCTGCGGTGCGGCCGATGTTCGCGGAGGACATCGGCCCGCAGTCGAAAAAACTCGTCCAGATGCTCGCGCTTGTCGTCAACGGCCTGGACAGGCTCGACACAATATTGCCGGCCGTCCAGCAACTCGCCCGGAAGCACAACGACTATGGTGTCGTCGATGCCCACTATGATGCAGTCGGCGATACGCTTTTATGGACGCTCCGCCAGGGTCTCGGGGACGCCTTCACGCCCGAGGTCAGACGCGCCTGGACGGACGCCTATGGCGCTCTCTCCGGCGTCATGATCGCAGCGGCGAAAGAAGACGCCCTGCCTTGA
- a CDS encoding autotransporter domain-containing protein, whose protein sequence is MKKAASELTKEHRPRIGHSFRKWLCSSSFVVLAVAMPATLHAQEWTGTLSTNWATAGNWQGGAVPAGGDVTIDNEGAGWPIITGGTHNIGRIWVGKDGSGANLTIRNGAKLNSSDAMEIGFNDASSGTVTITGGGSQLNLANYLELGFLGTGTLNLSDGGLVTSQDGYLSNREGGKGTVNVTTGGTWNNSRELFVGYQGDGTLNIASTGTVTSQIATLGFYEQGTGLLTVDGAGSLFSSESLIVGRLGTGTITASNGGKIDSTSAIVGQQAGSNGSVSLTSGAEWDVGTAVTIGAAGTGTLSLSGGAQMTSAQATIGRNTGGVGTATVSGVGTHWANSGAFAVGRDGTGTMTLTNEAIVNSGAIQVGSPAGGVGTLTVSNRGYWDSTGVLNVGDFGTGTVNIDTGGVLLTTGGYVGNGGTGVVNIGTAGSVQSIWNAQNGDVWLGGANGDGSLTVGFNGAFNARDLNLDASGSGSATVTIQNNGFATLSNDVNIGFNAGTTGTVRVTGATSGLTATRAINVGSSGAGALTIDNGGLARASIVRAGFDLGATGTITVTGGNSRLEALGTFVVGQYGDGTLTVENLGRVRSWGGIIGQDAGGSGTVLITGDQSEWNATGGVLTVGNEGTASVTIADNARLLADQIHVGTAGTSANFVASGGAQISSGAVRIGSFAGHEGTATVTGLSTDWQITGGNLVVGGAANGSLSISDRAQVNVAGAGNRVIVGESASVTGTLNLFDNASLSSMVVPIWVGHAGNGILNVQSGALLETQGGIIGVSSGSSGAVTLSGANARWLAGGDNLSVGLSGNGSLTVQNGAQLLSTGSLIVGTAVGGNGTILLDGPSTIDVKNAGIGSGNGTGSMTISGGGILTTTEGGAIGAATAGGSGTGIVLVTGAGSRWNIGAPNLYSLNVGSEGTGTLRVENGALVNGYVDVFEHGTLSGNGAILLAVINNGGTLIGVQGDTLTFSELSLSSGANINVSLGTPGNASGLFNVNAALRLDGTLNVTNAGGFGQGVYRIFDYGGTLDDQGLDVGTMPSGTSGTVQTAVANQVNLLVTGMANDTQFWNGATTTADGTIHGGSGTWRMGPTNWTDVNGTTAAAWGSQFAIFQNNPGTVTVDGSGGAISTTGMQFIGQGWTVTGDTVALNGASGNTTIRVGDGTNAAHSATIASALTGASRLVKDDLGTLILTGANSYSGGTAINAGTLQIGNGGTSGSIAGNVQNNGTLAFNRSNDLTFGGQISGSGGIWQMGSGTTTLTGNSAAFTGGTDVAAGTLRVNGTLGGGISVMSGGTLTGSGTVGTVSVANGGILAGAQGQTLTTGNLVLASGATINAALGAAGGAGLFQVNGNLTLDGTLNVTDAGGFGMGVYRIVNYTGALTDNGLDIGTMPTLPAGTTTTVQTAMANQVNLVVDNGGPGPIPTMQFWNGATTTADGTIHGGSGTWRMGPTNWTDSAGATAAAWGGNFAVFQNNPGTVTVDGSGGAISTTGMQFIGQGWTVTGDAVALNGAGGNTTIRVGDGTSAGANWTTTISSALTGAGGLVKSDLGTLILAGNNTYMGETIVQSGGLSVTGSLAGAVNVAVGGRLGGNGTIGNTTVNGVIAPGNSIGTLNVGNITFNSGSIYEVEVNAAGQTDLINASGTATINGGSVQVLAGAGNYAPQTQYTILTAAGGRTGTFTGGVTSNLAFLDPSLSYDANNVYLTMTRNNVGFQNVGVTPNQIATGNGTESLGLGNPVYDAVLNLSASQAQYAFDQLSGEVHASAISALIEDSRFVRNAMWDRIRAGEDGKGYGVWGQAFGSWGHTNGNGNAAKTDRSTGGFFFGADGEVFDNARFGAVAGYSRTSFNTKDRISSGSSDNYHLGLYGGTDWGAVAFRSGLAYTWHDMDTTRNVAFPGFSDRLTAGYRAGTFQAFSEVGYGIDLGTAKLEPFANLAYVNFDANGFTEKGGAAALSGAGGSTNNTFTTLGLRASTSFTMGETAVTAKGTVGWRHAFGDTTPSVMMSYASGGSAFSIGGVPVARDLAVVEAGLDFTLSPNAILGVSYGGQFGSGVTDQSFRANFNVKF, encoded by the coding sequence ATGAAAAAGGCCGCTTCCGAATTGACCAAAGAACACCGTCCGCGCATCGGGCATTCCTTCAGGAAGTGGCTATGCTCGTCCTCCTTTGTCGTTCTCGCCGTCGCCATGCCGGCCACGCTTCATGCGCAGGAATGGACCGGCACGCTATCGACCAACTGGGCGACGGCCGGCAACTGGCAGGGCGGAGCGGTGCCCGCCGGCGGCGACGTCACCATCGACAATGAAGGGGCCGGTTGGCCGATCATCACCGGCGGCACGCACAACATCGGCAGAATCTGGGTCGGCAAGGACGGTAGCGGTGCCAACCTGACGATCCGTAATGGCGCCAAGCTCAATTCGTCCGACGCCATGGAGATCGGCTTTAACGACGCAAGCTCGGGCACGGTGACGATCACCGGCGGCGGGAGCCAGTTGAATCTGGCCAATTACCTGGAACTCGGTTTTCTCGGCACCGGCACCCTCAACCTGTCCGACGGCGGTCTCGTGACCAGTCAGGACGGCTATCTGAGCAACCGCGAAGGCGGCAAGGGAACCGTCAACGTCACGACGGGCGGCACCTGGAACAATTCTCGCGAACTGTTCGTGGGCTATCAGGGCGACGGGACGCTGAATATCGCGTCCACGGGCACGGTGACGTCGCAGATTGCAACACTGGGTTTCTATGAGCAAGGCACCGGCTTGCTCACCGTCGATGGCGCTGGCTCGCTGTTCAGTTCGGAATCCCTCATCGTTGGACGTTTGGGCACGGGCACGATCACCGCAAGCAATGGTGGCAAGATCGACAGCACCTCGGCGATCGTTGGCCAACAGGCCGGCTCGAACGGCTCGGTTTCGCTGACCAGCGGTGCCGAATGGGACGTCGGGACAGCAGTGACCATCGGCGCTGCCGGCACCGGCACGCTCTCTCTGTCAGGTGGCGCGCAGATGACGAGCGCGCAGGCGACGATCGGGCGCAATACCGGCGGCGTCGGCACGGCCACGGTTTCGGGCGTCGGCACGCATTGGGCCAATAGCGGCGCCTTCGCCGTCGGGCGCGACGGCACCGGCACGATGACGCTGACCAATGAGGCGATCGTCAACAGTGGCGCCATTCAGGTCGGCTCGCCCGCCGGGGGCGTCGGAACACTGACAGTTTCGAACAGAGGCTATTGGGACAGCACGGGCGTGCTCAATGTCGGTGATTTCGGCACCGGCACGGTGAACATCGACACGGGTGGCGTCTTGCTGACCACCGGAGGCTACGTCGGCAATGGCGGCACGGGCGTGGTCAACATCGGCACGGCCGGATCGGTTCAGTCCATCTGGAACGCCCAGAACGGCGATGTCTGGTTGGGTGGCGCCAACGGCGACGGCAGCCTCACGGTCGGATTCAACGGCGCCTTCAATGCCCGCGATCTCAACCTCGATGCCAGCGGAAGCGGTTCCGCGACAGTCACCATCCAGAACAACGGCTTCGCCACCCTCAGCAACGACGTCAATATCGGGTTCAACGCCGGCACGACCGGAACCGTGCGGGTTACCGGCGCGACATCCGGTCTCACAGCAACCCGCGCCATCAATGTCGGCTCGTCCGGCGCAGGCGCGCTGACGATCGACAATGGCGGCCTTGCCCGCGCCAGCATCGTGCGCGCCGGCTTCGACTTAGGCGCCACCGGCACCATCACCGTCACCGGCGGCAATTCCAGGCTCGAGGCGCTCGGCACCTTCGTCGTCGGGCAGTATGGCGACGGTACGCTCACGGTGGAGAACCTGGGCAGGGTCCGGTCCTGGGGCGGCATCATCGGACAGGACGCAGGCGGCAGCGGCACCGTCCTCATCACCGGCGATCAGTCGGAATGGAACGCCACCGGCGGCGTGCTGACGGTCGGCAATGAAGGAACGGCGAGCGTCACCATCGCGGATAACGCCCGCCTGCTGGCCGATCAGATCCATGTCGGGACCGCCGGCACTTCGGCGAATTTCGTCGCCAGCGGTGGTGCACAGATCAGCAGCGGCGCTGTGCGGATCGGCTCGTTCGCAGGGCATGAGGGCACCGCGACCGTCACGGGCCTCAGCACCGATTGGCAGATCACCGGCGGCAACCTTGTCGTCGGCGGAGCAGCCAATGGCAGCCTGAGTATTTCCGACCGCGCCCAAGTCAACGTGGCGGGCGCGGGCAATCGGGTCATTGTCGGCGAGAGTGCCAGTGTAACAGGCACGCTCAACCTGTTCGACAATGCAAGCCTGTCCTCGATGGTAGTGCCAATCTGGGTCGGCCACGCCGGCAACGGCATTTTGAATGTCCAGAGCGGCGCGTTGCTGGAAACCCAGGGCGGCATCATCGGCGTTTCATCCGGCTCCAGCGGCGCTGTCACGTTGTCAGGGGCTAATGCCCGCTGGTTAGCCGGTGGCGACAATCTTTCTGTCGGCCTATCCGGTAACGGCAGCCTGACGGTCCAGAATGGCGCTCAACTCTTGTCGACTGGCTCACTCATTGTTGGCACAGCTGTCGGTGGCAACGGCACCATCCTCTTGGACGGCCCGTCAACTATCGATGTCAAGAATGCAGGGATCGGCAGCGGCAATGGCACTGGTTCGATGACAATTTCGGGAGGCGGCATCCTCACCACGACAGAAGGTGGGGCGATCGGCGCCGCGACGGCTGGAGGGAGCGGCACGGGCATAGTGCTGGTCACCGGGGCGGGATCGCGCTGGAACATCGGCGCCCCTAACCTTTATTCGCTTAACGTAGGCAGCGAGGGTACCGGCACGCTGCGCGTCGAAAATGGCGCGCTCGTCAATGGATATGTCGACGTCTTTGAGCATGGCACGCTCAGCGGTAACGGCGCCATTTTACTTGCCGTGATAAATAATGGCGGCACTTTGATCGGTGTTCAGGGCGATACGCTTACGTTCTCCGAACTCAGCTTGTCGAGCGGTGCAAACATCAATGTCTCGCTTGGCACCCCCGGCAATGCCTCCGGGCTGTTTAACGTGAATGCCGCCTTGCGCCTCGACGGTACACTTAACGTCACCAATGCGGGCGGCTTTGGTCAGGGTGTCTATCGCATCTTCGACTATGGCGGCACGCTGGACGATCAGGGCCTCGATGTCGGCACCATGCCCTCGGGCACCAGCGGCACGGTGCAGACGGCGGTAGCCAATCAGGTCAACCTGCTCGTCACCGGCATGGCCAACGACACGCAGTTCTGGAACGGCGCGACGACGACCGCCGATGGCACCATCCATGGCGGCAGCGGCACCTGGCGCATGGGGCCGACCAACTGGACCGATGTGAACGGCACCACCGCCGCGGCATGGGGCAGCCAGTTCGCCATCTTCCAGAACAACCCCGGCACCGTGACCGTCGACGGCAGCGGCGGCGCGATCTCCACCACCGGCATGCAGTTCATCGGCCAGGGCTGGACCGTCACCGGCGATACTGTCGCGCTCAACGGCGCGAGCGGCAACACCACGATCCGCGTCGGCGACGGCACCAATGCCGCCCATAGCGCCACCATCGCCTCCGCGCTCACCGGCGCAAGCCGTCTCGTCAAGGACGATCTCGGTACCCTGATCCTGACCGGCGCCAACAGCTATTCGGGCGGCACGGCGATCAATGCCGGCACGCTCCAGATCGGCAATGGCGGCACCTCCGGCTCGATCGCCGGCAATGTGCAGAACAACGGCACGCTCGCCTTCAACCGCTCGAACGACCTGACCTTCGGCGGTCAGATCTCGGGCAGCGGCGGCATCTGGCAGATGGGCAGCGGCACGACCACGCTCACCGGCAACTCCGCCGCCTTCACCGGCGGAACCGATGTGGCCGCCGGCACGCTGCGCGTCAACGGCACGCTCGGCGGCGGCATCTCGGTCATGTCCGGCGGCACGCTGACGGGCTCCGGCACGGTCGGCACCGTCTCCGTCGCCAATGGCGGCATCCTCGCGGGCGCACAGGGCCAGACGCTCACCACCGGCAATCTCGTCCTCGCTTCCGGCGCGACCATCAACGCAGCGCTCGGCGCGGCCGGTGGTGCGGGCCTCTTCCAGGTCAACGGCAACCTGACGCTCGACGGCACACTGAACGTCACCGATGCCGGCGGCTTCGGCATGGGCGTCTACCGGATCGTCAACTATACCGGCGCGCTCACCGACAACGGGCTCGACATCGGCACGATGCCGACCTTGCCGGCCGGCACGACCACCACCGTGCAGACGGCGATGGCCAATCAGGTCAACCTCGTCGTCGACAATGGCGGTCCCGGCCCGATCCCCACCATGCAGTTCTGGAACGGCGCGACCACGACCGCCGACGGCACGATCCATGGCGGCAGCGGCACCTGGCGCATGGGGCCGACCAACTGGACAGATTCCGCTGGCGCGACGGCCGCGGCATGGGGCGGCAACTTCGCCGTCTTCCAGAACAACCCCGGCACCGTAACCGTCGACGGCAGCGGCGGTGCGATCTCCACCACCGGCATGCAGTTCATCGGCCAGGGCTGGACCGTCACCGGCGATGCTGTCGCACTCAACGGCGCGGGCGGCAACACCACGATCCGCGTCGGCGACGGCACGTCGGCAGGTGCCAACTGGACGACCACGATCAGTTCGGCCCTCACCGGAGCCGGCGGCCTGGTCAAGAGCGACCTCGGCACGCTGATCCTCGCCGGCAACAACACCTATATGGGCGAGACCATCGTCCAGTCCGGCGGGCTCTCGGTGACGGGGTCGCTGGCGGGCGCGGTCAATGTCGCGGTCGGCGGTCGCCTCGGCGGCAACGGCACGATCGGCAATACCACGGTCAACGGCGTCATCGCGCCCGGCAACTCCATCGGCACGCTCAATGTGGGGAACATCACCTTCAACAGCGGCTCGATCTATGAGGTCGAAGTCAATGCGGCAGGTCAGACCGATCTCATCAATGCGAGCGGTACGGCCACGATCAATGGCGGTTCGGTTCAGGTGCTGGCGGGCGCGGGCAACTATGCGCCGCAGACCCAGTATACGATCCTGACCGCAGCGGGCGGGCGCACCGGCACCTTCACCGGCGGCGTGACCTCGAACCTCGCCTTTCTCGACCCGTCGCTCAGCTATGACGCCAACAACGTCTATCTGACGATGACGCGCAATAATGTCGGCTTCCAGAATGTCGGCGTGACGCCGAACCAGATCGCCACCGGCAACGGCACCGAAAGCCTCGGCCTCGGTAATCCGGTTTATGACGCGGTGCTGAACCTGTCGGCTTCGCAGGCGCAATACGCCTTCGACCAGCTCTCCGGCGAAGTTCACGCTTCGGCGATCTCGGCATTGATCGAGGACAGCCGCTTCGTCCGCAATGCGATGTGGGACCGCATCCGCGCCGGCGAGGATGGCAAGGGATACGGCGTCTGGGGTCAGGCGTTCGGTTCGTGGGGGCACACCAACGGTAACGGCAATGCCGCCAAGACGGACCGCTCGACCGGCGGCTTCTTCTTCGGCGCCGATGGCGAAGTGTTCGACAATGCCCGCTTTGGCGCGGTGGCCGGTTACAGCCGCACCAGCTTCAACACGAAGGATCGCATCTCGTCCGGCTCCAGCGATAACTACCACCTCGGTCTCTATGGCGGGACCGATTGGGGCGCTGTCGCCTTCCGCTCCGGCCTTGCCTACACCTGGCACGACATGGACACGACTCGGAACGTGGCGTTCCCTGGCTTCTCCGATCGCCTGACGGCCGGATACCGGGCCGGCACTTTCCAGGCTTTCTCGGAAGTCGGTTATGGAATCGATCTCGGCACGGCCAAGCTCGAACCCTTCGCCAACCTCGCTTATGTCAACTTCGACGCGAACGGCTTCACCGAGAAGGGCGGCGCCGCGGCGCTATCCGGCGCTGGCGGATCGACGAACAACACCTTTACGACCCTCGGACTGCGCGCCTCGACCAGCTTCACCATGGGTGAAACGGCGGTCACGGCCAAGGGTACGGTCGGCTGGCGTCATGCCTTTGGCGACACCACCCCGTCGGTGATGATGTCCTATGCCTCGGGCGGCAGCGCCTTCTCCATCGGCGGCGTTCCCGTTGCGCGAGATTTGGCCGTGGTCGAAGCCGGCCTCGACTTCACACTTTCGCCGAACGCCATCCTGGGCGTGTCCTATGGCGGCCAGTTCGGCTCGGGCGTCACGGACCAGTCCTTCCGCGCCAACTTCAACGTGAAGTTCTGA
- a CDS encoding helix-turn-helix transcriptional regulator, giving the protein MDTEDNAAAAPSISFSVNDIPGKNRRGAIRDYLSEMMHVEVEPADLDIPFQYSADLRFLPDVSFGHAFSSAVVTHRTRQLLKDAQDDLMLVMPEARMTILMPNRDDLVIEPGGAALVSQAREMRLVHHETAASWAVRMPHRNMARMLVGLSAAPVLALPQGTPMLEVLRRFRRVLDGDPLRHVAERELTSRQLQEIIAGTIRHSAGYVGEAEENGLLAVRLRTVKADIDDNLGNIHLNLEWIAARQKVSSRYVRKLFEREGTSFSDHLRKTRLARVYSMLIDPRNSGRTINSIAHECGFPEASSMNRAFREEYGMTPSDVRGRN; this is encoded by the coding sequence ATGGACACTGAAGACAATGCGGCAGCAGCGCCATCGATAAGTTTCTCGGTGAACGATATTCCCGGCAAGAACCGTCGCGGCGCTATTCGTGACTATTTATCCGAGATGATGCATGTAGAAGTCGAGCCGGCGGATCTCGACATACCATTTCAATACAGTGCGGACTTACGCTTCCTGCCCGATGTGAGTTTCGGGCATGCGTTCTCGTCCGCGGTGGTGACGCATCGCACCCGCCAGCTCCTCAAGGACGCGCAGGATGACCTGATGCTGGTGATGCCCGAGGCGCGCATGACGATCCTGATGCCCAACCGGGACGATCTTGTGATCGAGCCCGGAGGAGCGGCGCTGGTATCGCAGGCGCGCGAGATGCGCCTGGTTCATCACGAGACGGCGGCGAGCTGGGCGGTACGCATGCCGCACCGGAACATGGCGCGAATGCTGGTGGGGCTCAGTGCCGCGCCGGTGCTGGCATTGCCGCAGGGCACGCCGATGCTGGAGGTCCTGCGCCGGTTCCGGCGCGTGCTTGATGGCGATCCTCTCAGGCATGTCGCGGAGCGGGAGCTGACCTCGCGGCAATTGCAGGAAATCATCGCCGGCACGATCAGGCATTCGGCGGGTTATGTCGGCGAGGCGGAAGAGAATGGCCTGCTCGCCGTGCGGCTGAGAACGGTCAAGGCCGACATCGACGATAATCTCGGCAACATCCATCTCAACCTGGAATGGATCGCTGCGCGGCAGAAAGTATCGTCCCGTTATGTGCGCAAGCTGTTCGAACGGGAGGGAACGAGCTTTTCCGATCACCTGCGCAAGACGCGGCTCGCACGCGTCTATTCGATGCTGATCGACCCCCGCAACAGCGGCCGGACCATCAATTCGATCGCGCACGAATGCGGCTTTCCCGAAGCCTCGTCGATGAACCGCGCCTTCCGGGAAGAATATGGAATGACCCCGAGCGACGTACGCGGGCGAAACTAG